Genomic DNA from Paucilactobacillus hokkaidonensis JCM 18461:
AAAAATTATTGGCGGATGAAAAATATGATCTAAAGCCAATCTATTTTGCGCATAATCAGCTAGTTGATGAGCGACCCCAGCATGGTGAAAAACCAGCGCATACCGAAAATGTGCAAGAAAAAGCTCACCGCGCAGTCCGTAAAGCGCAACTGAGCGATGAGCATGTGAATGTTGGTAAGAGCATTAATCGAACAATTGATGTGGCTAAGGATCAGCCCACCAAAGCAAAACGACACAAGAAAAAGCGACACGACAAGAATAAAGGCATTCGATTAAAGCGTCGACGTCAAGCTGAAGAAAAAAAGTAGAGTTTATTACACTTGTTCTTTACAGGAAATTAGTTTCGTGAGAAAATAATTTCTGTTACGTTCCTATAGCATAATTGGATAGTGCGTCCGCCTCCTAAGCGGTTGATCCCGGTTCGAATCCGGGTGGGAACATCAAAAAAGCAGTTTTTAAATCGAGTGTGCAATGTGATAGTTATCCATAAATTATCATAAACAGCTTTGTACTAGTTATTTTTACAATAAAGATCAAACGATTACACGCCCAACTTTTCCCGTAATGCATCTGATAATGTAGCTGAAAAATTAATCCCTTGTGCTTGTGCCTGCTCTGCTAAATCGGCTGGCACTGTTACGTTTTTACGAATAGTTACTTCTTTAACCTGAGATTTTACGATGTTTAGATCAACAGATACAATGACAATAGTTTGGTTATCATTTTTTTGTATGTCATCAATGATTGTCGCCTCTGGTAGTGTCTTACGACCATACAAGGCCAATCCTAAGGCCTCCTGACCATGAACGACGGCATCATTGATCGAATTTCCAAATGATAGTGCTTCTGGTACGTCAACGAATTCAATATCGAATGTGTTATTTTCGTCTGGTGTTAAAAGTGCTGGATAAGTTACTAAATTTATATTTTTCATAATGTTTTCCCTTCTATATGAGCGTGACAAACAAGATTTACCTCAGACCTGCCTGTTTCATCATCTTATTTAGAATTCCCTTTGGAATCTCACGAGAATGGATAGGAACGACCAACTGCTTGTGTGTATCTGGATTGTAGTAGGTTTTATGAGATCCAGCCTGTCGCAGAGCTTTGAAACCATGTTGTTTTAATAACTTTTCAAAGTCTCTAGTTTTCATGGGCAAATTGATCACTTCCTTCATAGACATTATAATACACCTAGTACGTATTACGGTCAATACATCTTGTATGTATTGATATTATTAAGCTAAATAAATACAGCAACATTTAAAACGGACAATTCAAGTGGCATAGGATTGTCCGTTTTGTTTTTTTTGTATAAATGGCATTTGACATATTAGATGTTTTCTTACAGTAGGTATTCATATTAGCAAAGCAATTTTTTACAGTTATCAGGTAGCCTAATTATCGAGTTAACGAGAGTTGAACTCGCTTCAAACATTTTTATTATGTTTAGTTGCCGAATTTCTGTAACTCATTATTTTAAATAATAGCAGGTCAATATTAAGAGTTTATGCTGATTCATTTAAAAATAGTTTAAGAAAGCGTATTCATAATGTCGATTGACATTGTTTGTTCTAAACAGTGAACAAATAAAAAAGCCGGCTTGCCGACTTTCATTTGCCCACTGTTATTTATTTTGCCATCTGTTATATTTTGTAGGTAGTATCATCAAAATAAAGAACCAAATACCACCAATTAGTGGAATAATTTGAATGAAAACCCACCAGCCAGAACGATCAGTGTCATGCAAGCGCCGAACAGAAACTGATAGCGTTGCAAGCCAGACGATTAGGACAACAATATTTCTTATGGAAGCAATGCCTAAATCGTGCCAAGTGTATATTTGGGTGAGGGGATGACCCATGATTCCTTGCAAGATAGCAATAATAATACCACCTAGTATCCAGTTAATGATTGCAGGCCACCAATAATCTGGTCGGTTAGATGTACCGGAAAAATTAAGAATATTGTTCCAAAACTTTTTATATGAATCAATCATTTAAAATCACTCCTAACTTAATTAATAATTTAAATTTAGTTGCTGGTTGTTTCAGGCCAGTGAATTGGTAACAGTCTCTTCTGCAAATCATCAATTGTTATAAATAAGTTTACCATCAAATAATAACAAAATATAATAATTAGCTCTACCTTGGCTTATCAATAATTTGAAGCGTATGTAAATGAATACTTTTGTACATAACAGCTTATTTTTTAAGCAAGTGTGATTTCATATATGGTGCTAATTTACTGGTAAAGTAGTAAAATAATGTTAAGAAAGTATTAAGAAATAAAGAGGTGAAATCGCATGTCAGTACCACGTAAAATTATGACTATTTTTGGAACGCGTCCCGGTGCTATTAAGATGGCGCCAATTATCACCGCCATGCGGTCGATGCCCGATCAATTTGAGCCAGTGGTTGTCGTGACTGCGCAACATCGACAGTTACTTGATCAAGTTCTGAATTTTTTTGCGATTGAACCAGATTTTGATCTAAATACGATGCAACCGCGCGATAGTCTAAGTGAACGTACTAGCAAGATGTTGCATCATTTAGATAACGTCATTAATGCTGCGCAACCGGATATGATTTTGGTTGTGGGGGATGCCTCGACAACTTTGGCTGCCGGGTTAGCGGCTTTCTATCATAAAATCCCAGTTGGTCACGTGGAAGCGGGATTACGGACATATGATAAATATGCGCCATTTCCAGAAGAAATGAATCGACATTTAACGGATGTGTTGAGCGATTTATATTTTGCACCAACCACTCTGAGTCGCGATAATCTAATTGCTGAGAATCATTCTGTTGATAATGTTTTCATCACTGGCAATACATCAATTGATGCACTTAAATATACAGTGCGAGCTGATTATCATCATCCCACGTTGGATGCAATTCCAGCTAATCACCGGATATTGTTGATGACAATGCAGCGGCGTGAAAATTTAGGGACGCCGATGAAACGTGTTTTTCATGCCATCAGGGATGTTGTTGAAACGAACCCAGATGTTGAGTTGATTTATCCAGTTCATCCAAATCCAGACGTAATGGCGATAGCTGACGATTTGTTGGGCGGTCGCGAACGAATCCATCTGGTTGAACCATTAGATTTGTTGGATTTTCATAATTTTGCGGCTCGCAGTTATTTGATTTTGACAGATTCAGGCGGCATTCAAGAGGAGGCGCCAGCACTGGATAAGCCGGTGTTAGTATTGCGCACCAAAACTGAGCGGCCAGAAGGAGTCACGGCTGGAACGGTAAGGTTGGTTGGTACATTTCCAGAAGAAATTCAGCGCGCAGCGTTTGAACTGTTACATGATAGTAAGGAATATAAAAAAATGGCGCACGCACCCAATCCATTTGGGGATGGAAACGCAGCTACGAGAATATTAAAAGTTATCAAGGATTATTTTAATAACGAACAATGAAATTATACGAGCCAGAGAAAAGCGGTTAGCAGAGTCAGAATATAGACTTTGTTAACCGCTTTTCAATTATTCCAAAATTAAAAAAGTATTTGTTATCGTGATTATTGTAATTATTGACGTATTTAATTAGTGAAAACAGTTTTAAATAAATTGACAAATGACAGTGCTGACACTATCATTTGGATAGGAGTTAATTTTGCTTAAATACGTTTATTATCAGTCTGATCGTGGTGATCAGCCTGTAATGGAGTTTATCTATGGCCTGCCCCTCAGAGATCGAAAAAAATTGATTTTAACTATGGTAATGATCCAGAAATTGGGTATTCATAGGTCGCTTAAAAATCAATTTGTTAAAAAGATTCGTGGGAAAAATATTTTTGAAATTAGAAGCAGGTTAGGAAATAATATTCAAAGGATTTTATATTTCACGGTTGATGGTGAACTTTTAGTGTTAACAAATAGATTTACTAAAAAAACACAAAAGACGCCGATTGACCAGATTAAATTGGCTGAAAAAAGACGCAGGGTATTTTTAGAAAGTTGGAGGGACCAAAATGATTAAGGCCAAAACACATGATGAATTTTTAGATTTATTAAAAAGTGAAGACCCAGAATTAGAATATAGCATCAAGGTGCAAGAAAGAAGAGCAGATTTATCCGTACAGTTAATGGATTTACGTAAACAACGTGGAATGTCACAGCGAAAACTAGCTGGTAAAAGTGGTGTGGCGCAGTCTACAATTGCCCACATTGAACGAGGAGATGTCGATGCCACTAGTAAAACGTTAGACTTGTTGATGATTGCGTTAAATAGTAAGTATAGGACCCAGTTGAGTTTAAATTGAGTTTTAACTATGTTTAGAACTATTAAATCTAAATAAGTAGACGGACAAAAATAATCCTACAAGATTAAAGGATATAATCTTGTGGGATTATTTTAGTATCACACTTTTTTAAAGATATACCACTTAGAAAATACGTAGTTAACAATAATGACAATCACGTTATCAATCACTTTAACTAAAATGGCATTCCACCCGAGCATTGAAATACCAATATACATAATTATCACGTCAATAATTAAAGTTAAAGCACGGAAAAAATAAAACTCCACAAATTCAATGATGAATGCCTTAAAAGTCGTGTAGTGAGACGAAAAGACCCACACTTTATTAGTCAGGTAAGCCACCAGCACTGATAGGAACCATGCAATTACGTTAGCCAACTGATAATTCCAGTTCATCTTATCTAAGACTGCAAATACGCCGATATTAACCAGGGTAGTAACGCCACCAAAGAAGATGTAGGCGATCATTGATTGATACTTTTTAAATAGAGCAAGCAAAATATGACCTCCGTATTAGTCTGCATTATTAGCTTTAGCGACTAATGCTTCCACGAAAGTCGTCAAGGTCTTAATATCATCCGTATCAGGTTCCAAATCGATTTTGACGGGTTCGGCACCACGAGTAGCACCGGATTTATCGAATGCTGCCGCAAACTTATCGACGGCCACGTTGAAATCATCTAAATAAAACGTGTCACCAGAACCGGCAACCCCGTAAACTTTGCCCGCGAGATCCATTTCCTGCAGGTCTTCATAAAAGTCTAGGCCTTCTTCAGGCAGGGCCCCCTCATCGTAAGTATAGGGGCAGACCACACAAATATCGACGTTTTCAAAATCACTCGGATCAGCTTGAGTGATTTCGACTTCTTCAACATCTACATTGAGATCTTCAAATGCTTCCGTGACGATGTCCGCCACGTCTTCGTTATTTCCAGTAATGGTCGCAAAGACTACTAATGCGCTGGCCATAATCATTCCTTCTTCCGTTTCAAATTCAACTCATTCAGTATACCAGATACGTGCCAGAAAAGAAGCGGGACAAAAAACTACGTTTTTGTTGAAGCTTTTTCTGTGTTTACGAACTTTATTGCTAAAACGTGGAAAATAAGGCAGATTCTTCCGCTTAGCTACGATTAGCAAACGATCCAAAGTATGGATCATTCGTTAATCTAGGCTATGCTTAGAATCTAAGCGCCTTATTTTCCACTCTCATGAATGTATTTAGTTCATGCCACAAGCATTTGGATTATTATTGACCTTGTTATTATAACTATCGTTCGGATTATTTTGCATCATGTTTTTGCCCGATTCGTAAATGGCACTGCTGCTTGAATTTCCAGCGTGCGGATCGTTATTAACTTTATTGTTATAGCTGTCGTGTGGGTCGTTTTGCATCATATTCTTGCCTGACTCATACATTGCACTACTACTGGAATCATTGTTAACTTTATTGTTGTAGCTGTCACTGGGGTCATTTTGCATCATGTTTTTTGCTGGTTCATAAATTACTGAGCTGCTATTTTTACTGTAACTTGGTTCCGTGGCCGTTGAACTAGAACTAGATTTCACCGTCGCATTGCTAGTACTTAATGATGAGCTAGTACTAGGTGTTTTGGTTACCTGAGCACTAGAAATTTGTGATGACGAAGAATTTTCCGATGATTTAGTATTAACACTAGCGCAACCGGTTAATGCTAACGTCAAAGCAAACAAGGTAGTGAATCCCATAATCTTTTTCATGATAAGCACTCCTTCCATCAGAAATGTAATATTCCTGTAACATTTCCTTCACCCTTATTATAATTCATCGTCACAGAAATACCACATAATTAGGCTTACGTTTTGGTAAAGATAATTTAAGATCATTACCCAAAGCCCAGTGAAATGAACAAAATTTATTCTAGTAGTATAATGGTCTAGTACAGAAATTCAGTTGAAGGAGTTCCATATTAAATGATTAGTTTGAAGTCACCACGAGAAATTGAAGCAATGAAAAAATCAGGTGCTGTTTTAGCCGGTATGCACATTGGTTTACGTGACATTATTAAACCTGGTATTTCTAGCTGGGAAATTGAAGAATTCGGTCGTCACTACATTGAAAGTCATGGTGGGGTCGCAGAACAGATTGGTTTTGAGGGTTACAAGTATGCTACCTGTGTTAGTATCAATGATGAAATTTGTCATGGCTTTCCCCGCAAGGGATTGATCCTTAAAAATGGCGACTTGGTCAAAGTTGATACAGTGGTCAGTCTTGACGGTGCCTTTAGCGATTCATGCTGGAGCTATGCCGTTGGCGAAGCTAGTCCTGAAGTTAAAAAATTGATGGATGTGACGCACAAAGCGTTGTATTTGGGAATTGATCAGTGCGTCATTGGAAATCGGATTGGTGATATTGGTTCTGTAATTCAAGACTATGTTGAAAACCAAAATGGTTATGGGGATGTTCGTGAGTTTATCGGCCATGGTATTGGACCCACAATGCACGAAGAACCCAATGTTCCTCATTATGGTGAAGCAGGACACGGGATTCGCCTCAGAGAGGGCATGACAATCACGGTTGAGCCAATGGTGAATGTTGGTACTTGGAAAGCTGATACGAGTGATCCAAATGGTTGGCTGGCTAAAACCGCTGATGGCAGCTTGAGTTGCCAGTATGAACATACGTTAGCAATTACCAAAAAGGGACCACAGATTTTGACATCACAAGATCCTG
This window encodes:
- a CDS encoding type II toxin-antitoxin system HicB family antitoxin — translated: MKNINLVTYPALLTPDENNTFDIEFVDVPEALSFGNSINDAVVHGQEALGLALYGRKTLPEATIIDDIQKNDNQTIVIVSVDLNIVKSQVKEVTIRKNVTVPADLAEQAQAQGINFSATLSDALREKLGV
- a CDS encoding type II toxin-antitoxin system HicA family toxin codes for the protein MSMKEVINLPMKTRDFEKLLKQHGFKALRQAGSHKTYYNPDTHKQLVVPIHSREIPKGILNKMMKQAGLR
- a CDS encoding DUF805 domain-containing protein produces the protein MIDSYKKFWNNILNFSGTSNRPDYWWPAIINWILGGIIIAILQGIMGHPLTQIYTWHDLGIASIRNIVVLIVWLATLSVSVRRLHDTDRSGWWVFIQIIPLIGGIWFFILMILPTKYNRWQNK
- the wecB gene encoding non-hydrolyzing UDP-N-acetylglucosamine 2-epimerase codes for the protein MSVPRKIMTIFGTRPGAIKMAPIITAMRSMPDQFEPVVVVTAQHRQLLDQVLNFFAIEPDFDLNTMQPRDSLSERTSKMLHHLDNVINAAQPDMILVVGDASTTLAAGLAAFYHKIPVGHVEAGLRTYDKYAPFPEEMNRHLTDVLSDLYFAPTTLSRDNLIAENHSVDNVFITGNTSIDALKYTVRADYHHPTLDAIPANHRILLMTMQRRENLGTPMKRVFHAIRDVVETNPDVELIYPVHPNPDVMAIADDLLGGRERIHLVEPLDLLDFHNFAARSYLILTDSGGIQEEAPALDKPVLVLRTKTERPEGVTAGTVRLVGTFPEEIQRAAFELLHDSKEYKKMAHAPNPFGDGNAATRILKVIKDYFNNEQ
- a CDS encoding type II toxin-antitoxin system RelE/ParE family toxin; the protein is MLKYVYYQSDRGDQPVMEFIYGLPLRDRKKLILTMVMIQKLGIHRSLKNQFVKKIRGKNIFEIRSRLGNNIQRILYFTVDGELLVLTNRFTKKTQKTPIDQIKLAEKRRRVFLESWRDQND
- a CDS encoding helix-turn-helix domain-containing protein — protein: MIKAKTHDEFLDLLKSEDPELEYSIKVQERRADLSVQLMDLRKQRGMSQRKLAGKSGVAQSTIAHIERGDVDATSKTLDLLMIALNSKYRTQLSLN
- a CDS encoding GtrA family protein → MLLALFKKYQSMIAYIFFGGVTTLVNIGVFAVLDKMNWNYQLANVIAWFLSVLVAYLTNKVWVFSSHYTTFKAFIIEFVEFYFFRALTLIIDVIIMYIGISMLGWNAILVKVIDNVIVIIVNYVFSKWYIFKKV
- a CDS encoding flavodoxin, which codes for MASALVVFATITGNNEDVADIVTEAFEDLNVDVEEVEITQADPSDFENVDICVVCPYTYDEGALPEEGLDFYEDLQEMDLAGKVYGVAGSGDTFYLDDFNVAVDKFAAAFDKSGATRGAEPVKIDLEPDTDDIKTLTTFVEALVAKANNAD
- the map gene encoding type I methionyl aminopeptidase, with the translated sequence MISLKSPREIEAMKKSGAVLAGMHIGLRDIIKPGISSWEIEEFGRHYIESHGGVAEQIGFEGYKYATCVSINDEICHGFPRKGLILKNGDLVKVDTVVSLDGAFSDSCWSYAVGEASPEVKKLMDVTHKALYLGIDQCVIGNRIGDIGSVIQDYVENQNGYGDVREFIGHGIGPTMHEEPNVPHYGEAGHGIRLREGMTITVEPMVNVGTWKADTSDPNGWLAKTADGSLSCQYEHTLAITKKGPQILTSQDPGFDAKYLF